DNA from Apostichopus japonicus isolate 1M-3 chromosome 15, ASM3797524v1, whole genome shotgun sequence:
ACTGTTGCAATCAATTGACAAGGCATAATTTCAAATGTGGTACCATTTTCATGTAGAAACCCACACCCATAATAATTTTTTCCCCCACAAAAAGGGAGGTTTCAGTGTTAATTATTAAAGGGCATGTTACATTGACCAGAACAATAACACTGACTCACTTTTTGACCGGTTTCCTCCTTCCTTTGTGGGGAGAAGCTGGTGAGATGGCGGTACATACTACTAACTCCCTTGCTTCCCCTCCCTGCCTTTAATAGTCACATGCAGACACCAATAATCATAATGTTTATACTTTGTCCTACAGCTGAaacttcaaattaaaatttaatttaatgaccGTTAACCCCACAAAATGTGGCATTTTCTGTCCAAACTTGAATATGTCATGTCCCCTTCCTACCTCACTCCAGACTTTCCCCTTCCTATTCATCTATACATGGCTCATATGAAATACATCATTCtgcttattttatattttgacttCTTATTGACCaaattatttttggttttgagaATTGATTCATATTAATCTACAATCGAGTAAGACAATGAAATCATGGCATGGAAGTAAGATGTCGGGAATGAAAGTTAATCAACAAATGTAGGTATTTGtaggtttaatatatatacttacccATCCTCCAACAATGATTCCGCCACAGAATTAAATGAGAGTCCCTGCCCCCTATGTTCACTGAACTCCTTAGATCATGGCAGAAATCCCTTCTGAAGAAAATTAGAATGTTGGGTAAAAACCTGGAACCACCACACATTATTTCCAGTGATATTTTGACATTACAGTTTAATCCCTTGATTGAACCATGGAgctatgtttatagctccatgattgaACCCTTTAAAAATTTATGACGTATGTTAAAGGGGTTTACATGATCCCAATGTTAACCCCATTCAATCCCTGTTGAACCCAATGCAATGTGAAGGCCGCAGCTCCTATTTATCATTTAACTGATCCCTGGGTGTGTCACTGTGTCCACGCACGTGATACGTGAAGACTGTAGCAAAGCGTGTCAATCCGCCATAATGTCCTGTGATGTTCATACCAGTGTAATACACTGCACATGTGTTCGTACGTAGAGTTGTATATACAGCCTAGTCAACTAGCGTCCTCTCAACAGCTCGCATCTGTATGGGGTCAATCGTTATTTCAAGGAAATTCTATTGAAAAGTTTGGCTCTGGTGTCCGGCAAACGGTTTTTACTTTGATCAACTTCAGCATCAGAATATCCGATTTATGCAAGACTGGTAAGAACATCTTGACGAGTTCTTGAAATATCATTTCATCATACTGACTTGTCTTAGCCCTATTGAAATCAGGTCGAGCATAATTTAGGCTACAATATCGTAGCCAAAGTCAAGACTGCCTTAGCCTAAGTTAGGCGTAGGTAAAGATCTAGCCACTGTTAATGTAAGTCTAACTTTTGCTTTTGCTAGGATCAGGACAGACTCTAACACTTAACTTCTAATTGAACAATGACCTAGCTTAAGTTTTAAAGGACACATACTAACTTTTTGTAACTTTATATAGCCTAGAACTGGCTTAGGCCAAGTTTCTTTACTGGCCGGTATAAATGTATACctaaaattattaatatatatgcagTAACTGGGACTCGGCCTTGTTTCAGTTCAAAAGATCACCTGAGTTTGGCTCAACCTAAGACTAtaattgaaaacattcaaactgAAAGACCTTGAGCAAAAGCTTTGCATCTTCAATCAACTTGTAAGGATGTCATTTGCTAAGTGCATTTGTATTTAGAAAGTTTATCCAGTACAGGTCCTATACACTAAAGTTACATTGATGGAATTACGGTCCAAAAATTTGCTCCTGGGTACTTGTTGGCTAATATTGTTCTAGTTACTTTTCCATTTCGCATTCAACATTGAATCCAGCTAAATATCACAGCACAGTGACACTTGCACAAGGTCTATCCATGTACGTTTTGTTAACTCTAAAATTGGTCTGTCACAAAGGGTTATCAGGCACAAGTGTGCCGTAACGTACGTACATCAGCAAAAGGATGGGTAATATAACTTACGTAGAGCAGGATTTGTCTGTTAAATAGTAGACTCATTACGCCCAAATGGTGCAAAACTTGTCGTGTTTTAGACAGTCGAGTCTGCCTGCCATGAAATAATAGCATTATCTAGCATGCACATGAATCCCATGCAGTCTGGAAATggaagaaatttgaaaaaagcagggaaaatgaaaaacatcTTAAATTTTAGGACTTTAATGTCCTTGAATTTTGAAGTTAAGTCTGGAAAAGTGAGGAAAatattttggttaaaaaaaaattctggatTCCAATTTGTTGAAAAGTGTGGGAACCATCATGTGTGTACAGTAGTAGGGACTTTCATATCCAGTACCCTATACATGTAAGTATATTGGATGCAGATGTATATATTCCTTAGCATAGCAAATAGCAAAAATCCAAAGTGTGACTGAATGTATGCAGCTAAAGGCTACACAAGAACTTCCAAGTGCAGTTTCACTTTTCTtaaattgaaatttgttttgaaaacttGTTAAATAGGCTTCAAGCAATACTGTTAAAATGGATTGTAAGAAACCAATGCATTGGcctttttgtaattaaaattttTCCCTCCGAGATCATCTAATTTATGATAAGAAAAACCTTCTGCTTTTTTTTGTGCTCTCCTGGTATTGTTACAAACAGCTCTCTCCCTTGGGTGAACAATGGCGGAACAAGTCGAGTTATCTGTCACCTTCGAACACATCACTCTGAAGAGAGGAAGTGGGTTCCTAGTAGACGGATTCATCTACACACGCAAACTCGTGCGTAAGGACCGAGTCATGATAAGATGCCAGGAGCGTAAATGTCCAGCTAAGGGGTACATCTCAGATGAACTGGCGATCATTACAAACGCAAGCCACAACCACGAAAGCCCGGATGTACGGGCTATCAGGTTCAGGGCCCAGCTGAGGGAGGCCGTCGGAGAAGAACGCAACATAGGCCTGTCTGTCCCGGACGTCTACGAGCAGGTTAAGTGGAACTTTCTGCAACAGGCTGAAACGGTGCAACAGAGAGAGGAACTGGAAGCTTCATTACCGGCACGATCTACTGTAGAGAGGGCGCTACATCGTAGGAGAAGTGAAGTGATGCCACAAACATCAGCCTTCCGTCAGGTAAATCAGTTTGGCTGTCTAGTACTTAATTAATTGGTGATTCTCATATTAGCATGACAATGGAAAGAAGTTGACCCCAGGATTGGTTTGTTTAGCAAGGCTTCATTATCTGAAATATATGTCCAACCCTATTTCCTTTCTTCATTCCCCTTTCCCTCATCAATTTTGTCTCTTCTCTCCCTTCCCACTTCCCACTCCTTCCCCCTACTCCTACCCCCTACTCCTACCCCCTACTTTCTCCGTCCCCTCCCTCTGCCCTCTCCTCCACCTCTCGCTCCTTTAGTTTGAAATCCAAACCTGTCTAAAGTGACTATTATGATTGGATACCTTTGTATGAATACTATATAGGCATCAAATCTCTGTGTGTGATATTGAACACAGACATTTCTTGCATATATTGTTTGCTGTATTGACACCAACTGCTGGTATGCAGCATACAGTAGCTTAGCAGTATTGTGCTTGTATTGATATTGAGATGGTTAACATGCTTGCAGCTGTGTGGTGTGCATTTAAACAGTACTTAAGTGTATTTCAGCTATTACAGTCACCTTCTGTTGACAGTAGTGTATAGTACTGTTACTGGGTGCTTCCATGTCTTCACAAACTTGTTCTGCAGTAAGTACAGTAAAGGCATGTCTTGTGCATTCTGTCTTTTACAATATTAAAACTTTTCTACAATAATTTGTGTTTTTATGTGTGTTGTTGTTGGAGCCTACACAGTACATGGTACACTGCTCAGGGGACAGTACAGTGTTATCGCTGCATGTGGACAATATTGTTAAGTGTCTCTGTAGTATTATTATCTGGGGTTCGACCCATCAAAGTGTCAATGGAGGCACATTGGCATGCATGCACTGTATTCAGTACTTACTGTACTGTTCCAAATACCAAGCATGTAGCATGTacctatgtgtgtgtgtatatatgctgtaatatatatgctgtataaATATACTGTTTATATGCTGTATGTATATGCTGTATATACACTGATGTACAGTACTACCGTGCTACAGTACTACTGTGCTGTGCTGGTTGAGATATAATTGAAGTGTAAGGGTACTTAAATGAAAATTATCAGAAGGGAAGATTTGTTTTCTCTCATTTTAACtgtttaacaattttatttagCAAATGATGAAATGTACTTCACATTGTGGATCAATTGCAATAAGCTCTGTATGCACTGTGATAATACTATCATAGGGAACCTTGTGGTCCTTCAATCTTTGTGATTTAATGCTCCCTTCTAGAGCTTTTGTAGGGTGGTATTTGTTATATTTGCATAAGGTGCAACATACAGTGGAGAAAGCACATTCCAAGTTTACAAAGTTTTAGAAAGGATTGTGCCCTTTGCAGTGTTTCTTGGAATTGTACTGTGcattttaatgtaaattgttCATCACAAAACTGGTCCGTTCTGTTTATCAGAGCTATTGCAAGGCTGATTAGACTTAACTCTAATTTCCCTATATGTTATTTATTGATGAAATTGGCACAGTGACACAGGTACAAGTTACCGTGGAAACCTTATTAAAGATCCTCTCATTCTTAATCAGATATCTCTGAAATAGTATGTCTAAATAAATAGCTTTATACGTGTACTTGGATGATACAACGTAAGTATGTAGATATAAAAAATTACCGGTTTACTGACACAATCGTTCATCCTTGTAGATCTCAGGGTTAACGGGCTGAACATCCTTTCCACAATTAATGTTataatttaacataaacatgtcACCACTATTATTCAGCtgttacattttctttctttctttcttcaggcTGGAAGAAAACCGAAAATACAAATGGAGAAGTTCGGCAATCTCTTATCGACGACGGATCTCCAAGCTACCGTCCAGGCCTGGCTGAAGGAAGACATTCCCAGCTTTGACTACGGTGGCTTTGTGGTGGGTGACAAGCAAGAGAGAGCAGTGCTGCTCTGTAAATCAAAGGGGGTGTTAGCGGGGGTTCCTTTCTTCAATGCGATATTTGCACAGGTCGGCTGTACCGTCCATTGGTACTGCGACGAAGGGACCACGTTACAACCCGTGTGTAGGGTCGCCACTGTGAAAGGGAAAGCCTGTAACATATTACAAGGTGAGAGGACTGCTCTGAACTGTATGGCGAGGGCCAGCGGGGTGGCGTCCTTCGCCAAGAGACTTTCGAGTATGGCCAAACAGTATCATTGGCAGGGTCAGATAGCCGGGACTCGGAAGACGACGCCGGGCTTCAGGGTGGTGGAGAAGTATGCTTTAATCGTGGGTGGGGTCAGCACCCATCGCTACGACCTATCCTCCATGATCATGTTGAAAGACAACCACATCTGGTCTGCCGGAAGTATAACCGAGGTGAGAACTAAGCTAGTATTCCTGTTGCCAGGGATGGAACTAACCTGCAAACACTGGTGACAGCATGCTGCTGAGACGATTTCATTTACAGTCATTTGTGAAAACATCTCTACAAGGCTTAATGGCCAAAACAAATGTTACTAAAAATCGGTCCTAGCAAATTTGTTATCCTGTTGGTCATTTTCATCCACCATTTATCTGACTTTGCAGACTGAGCAAATTCAAGCTGTTTTCATGCGCATAAAGTATGGTggattttgcaaaaaaaattaaagagctAGCATTTTTATTCTGCAAGTAGACATTAAGATAGAATTTATGCATATAATCATCTGTTGCTTAGAAAAATGGTTTTTGTTCTCTTAGAAATCCGACCAAATTGGCAGCCACATTGGGTATAAAATGGCCAAA
Protein-coding regions in this window:
- the LOC139980576 gene encoding nicotinate-nucleotide pyrophosphorylase [carboxylating]-like, with amino-acid sequence MAEQVELSVTFEHITLKRGSGFLVDGFIYTRKLVRKDRVMIRCQERKCPAKGYISDELAIITNASHNHESPDVRAIRFRAQLREAVGEERNIGLSVPDVYEQVKWNFLQQAETVQQREELEASLPARSTVERALHRRRSEVMPQTSAFRQAGRKPKIQMEKFGNLLSTTDLQATVQAWLKEDIPSFDYGGFVVGDKQERAVLLCKSKGVLAGVPFFNAIFAQVGCTVHWYCDEGTTLQPVCRVATVKGKACNILQGERTALNCMARASGVASFAKRLSSMAKQYHWQGQIAGTRKTTPGFRVVEKYALIVGGVSTHRYDLSSMIMLKDNHIWSAGSITEAVTNAKRVGGFSTKVEVECRSMEDATEAANAGADIVMLDNFEAEAAHKVAQDLKCQFAHLLIEVSGGITEELLPQYFGPCIDVISLSKLTQGYGVIDFSLKIQKEGVDPSNPTITVDGN